The following proteins are encoded in a genomic region of Desulfosporosinus youngiae DSM 17734:
- a CDS encoding efflux RND transporter periplasmic adaptor subunit — protein MLEKNGLAIRDFKITKKKVLTIVMVLVLAGTGVRSFMGKTENTIAETTPNKVYVKATVAGNVNEQAVISYKASLEASEEGIVSGKVSGKVVQVMFENGQYVTQGDPLIKLDDQEIRNNIASSQAQLNASESQLVSAQTGLQKMQLTVENAVRTYDRTKELFDGGAISKVELESAETTLSNAKIDLETAKANIETAKANLATAQVDLNNLTDSLANTTITAPITGILDEKSVSLGQYANMGVVLAKVKAISPIYAVIEVDQNHISSLQVGQSAKVTVGSNAVKDYDGIIKSLEASADAASRVFKCNVEVANPDQALKPGIYAKVDIVSDQTSEVIAVPTDALSGNPGNYTVFVIDQGVARNRIVSIGKISKGLVEIKDGVKNGDSVIITNVNTLQDGDAVSVVTE, from the coding sequence GTGTTAGAAAAAAACGGTTTAGCTATTAGGGACTTTAAAATTACGAAAAAGAAAGTTCTGACGATTGTTATGGTACTTGTTTTGGCTGGTACAGGAGTTAGAAGTTTCATGGGAAAGACGGAAAATACCATTGCCGAAACTACTCCAAATAAAGTTTATGTCAAAGCCACTGTGGCCGGGAATGTTAATGAGCAAGCCGTCATTTCGTATAAGGCATCATTAGAAGCCTCTGAAGAGGGTATTGTAAGTGGCAAGGTCAGTGGTAAGGTAGTTCAAGTGATGTTTGAAAATGGTCAATATGTAACCCAAGGAGACCCGCTAATCAAATTAGATGATCAGGAAATCAGAAACAACATAGCTTCTTCTCAAGCTCAGCTGAACGCTTCAGAAAGTCAATTAGTGTCTGCACAAACCGGGTTGCAGAAAATGCAACTGACCGTGGAAAATGCAGTCCGTACCTATGATAGAACAAAAGAACTTTTTGACGGGGGAGCCATTTCCAAGGTTGAACTGGAAAGCGCGGAAACAACGTTAAGTAACGCTAAAATTGATCTGGAAACGGCAAAAGCCAATATTGAAACAGCAAAAGCTAATCTTGCTACAGCACAGGTAGATTTGAATAATCTTACTGATTCACTGGCGAATACGACAATCACTGCTCCTATTACAGGTATTTTAGATGAGAAAAGCGTGAGTTTGGGACAATATGCCAACATGGGAGTTGTTCTGGCAAAAGTTAAAGCTATATCGCCAATCTATGCTGTGATAGAAGTAGACCAAAACCATATAAGTTCTTTGCAAGTAGGACAGAGTGCCAAGGTGACCGTGGGCAGTAACGCCGTTAAAGACTATGACGGCATAATTAAAAGTCTTGAAGCCTCTGCAGATGCTGCTTCAAGAGTTTTTAAATGTAACGTTGAGGTGGCTAATCCTGATCAAGCACTGAAACCGGGTATTTATGCTAAGGTGGATATTGTAAGTGACCAGACATCAGAAGTGATTGCAGTGCCAACGGATGCTTTGAGTGGAAATCCGGGAAATTATACAGTGTTTGTGATTGATCAGGGGGTTGCCCGTAACCGTATTGTCAGTATCGGGAAAATTTCAAAAGGCTTAGTGGAGATTAAAGACGGCGTAAAAAATGGTGACAGTGTCATTATTACTAATGTGAATACACTGCAGGATGGCGATGCGGTTTCAGTTGTAACGGAATAG
- a CDS encoding TetR/AcrR family transcriptional regulator has product MNDTREHILKVAFNLFLVKSYKEVTMAELVEKTGMSKGAFYHYFRSKEQLFLEAIKNCMSSITPDFSILDKNSLYEFYHQYAVYQNRVLNSLQLDGDDLDRGLTVNYYSLVFDALKIFPSFREKLLEHEQDELKAWKGVISTARKNGEIRSFMNDEQIAKVFIYTNDGIALRISLIKDRSEDVSDTLLELWDSFYRGLKG; this is encoded by the coding sequence ATGAATGACACAAGAGAACATATTTTGAAAGTTGCCTTCAACCTTTTTTTAGTCAAGAGCTATAAGGAAGTAACCATGGCTGAGCTGGTAGAAAAAACAGGAATGTCAAAAGGCGCTTTTTATCATTATTTTAGAAGCAAAGAGCAGTTATTTCTGGAAGCAATTAAAAACTGTATGTCTTCCATAACACCTGATTTTAGTATATTGGACAAGAATTCTCTATATGAGTTTTATCACCAGTATGCAGTTTATCAAAATAGAGTACTCAATTCACTTCAATTAGATGGAGATGATCTGGACCGTGGTTTAACGGTGAACTATTACTCACTTGTTTTTGATGCCTTGAAGATTTTTCCAAGCTTCCGGGAAAAATTGCTCGAACACGAACAAGATGAACTGAAAGCATGGAAAGGGGTTATCTCTACAGCTAGAAAAAACGGAGAGATCCGGTCATTCATGAACGATGAACAAATTGCTAAGGTATTTATATATACAAATGATGGAATTGCACTCCGTATTAGTTTAATAAAAGACCGCAGTGAGGATGTCAGTGATACCTTGTTAGAGTTATGGGATAGTTTTTATAGGGGACTAAAAGGGTAA
- a CDS encoding IS110 family transposase, with amino-acid sequence MLKIVFPICCGIDVHKKFVVATVGTTNKSGVTDYQTRQFSTFTQSLLQLLDWLKAHSCVHVCMESTGKYWHPVFNILEDYCDVVVANPKYVKGIRGKKTDKKDSIWLCDLHKHGLVPSSFIPPLPIRQIRDLMRYRFKLINVKSSEKNRIQNSLTVSNIMISSVVSDTFGVSSMRIINHILDNPDDMDFEVSSMLHGRMQDKAETITKSINGNLTKPQADKMRVCLHHLENIEKHITDIERVVLGLAQPYLPQIEIILSLPSIKDVFTAIAIIGEIGSDMAVFNSSKHLCSWAGVTPQNNESAGKKKSVRISRAGVYIKPLLVQCANAAIKSKKCPYFKNRYDQIKKRRGHKKAIIAIAHTLLKCIYHMLDKGETFNFELYKIDSKPKQTYASQITEEMAIRYLQTLGYQIPDMPNTT; translated from the coding sequence ATGCTCAAAATTGTTTTTCCTATTTGCTGTGGAATTGATGTCCACAAGAAGTTTGTTGTTGCAACGGTTGGTACTACTAACAAATCGGGGGTTACGGATTACCAAACGAGGCAATTTTCAACCTTTACCCAGAGTTTGCTTCAACTTTTGGATTGGTTGAAAGCTCACTCTTGCGTTCATGTCTGTATGGAGTCTACAGGCAAGTACTGGCACCCTGTTTTTAACATTTTGGAAGATTACTGTGATGTTGTCGTTGCTAATCCAAAGTATGTTAAAGGTATTCGAGGCAAGAAAACCGATAAGAAAGATTCTATTTGGCTTTGCGATTTACATAAGCACGGTTTAGTTCCCAGTAGCTTTATACCACCCTTACCAATTCGTCAAATTCGTGATTTAATGCGGTATCGGTTTAAGCTCATCAATGTTAAGTCAAGCGAGAAAAACCGCATCCAAAACTCTCTAACTGTTTCAAATATTATGATTTCTAGTGTTGTTTCTGATACTTTTGGCGTAAGCTCGATGAGAATCATTAATCACATACTTGATAATCCGGATGATATGGATTTCGAGGTTTCATCAATGTTACACGGAAGAATGCAAGATAAAGCAGAAACAATTACAAAATCAATCAATGGGAATTTAACTAAGCCTCAAGCAGATAAAATGCGTGTTTGTCTGCATCATCTTGAGAACATCGAGAAACATATAACTGATATCGAACGGGTTGTTTTAGGCTTAGCTCAGCCCTATTTGCCACAAATAGAGATAATTTTATCATTGCCAAGTATCAAGGATGTTTTTACTGCCATCGCTATAATCGGTGAGATCGGTAGCGATATGGCAGTTTTTAATTCCTCCAAGCATCTATGCTCATGGGCTGGAGTTACTCCTCAAAACAATGAAAGTGCTGGCAAGAAGAAATCTGTTCGTATTTCACGAGCTGGTGTATATATCAAGCCATTACTAGTTCAATGTGCAAATGCTGCAATTAAGAGTAAAAAGTGTCCGTATTTCAAAAACCGATATGACCAGATTAAGAAACGTCGAGGTCACAAAAAGGCCATTATTGCTATTGCACATACACTGCTAAAATGTATCTACCATATGCTAGATAAGGGTGAGACGTTTAATTTTGAACTATACAAAATCGACTCCAAACCAAAACAAACTTATGCATCGCAGATCACTGAGGAAATGGCTATTCGCTACCTGCAAACTTTAGGCTACCAAATACCCGATATGCCTAATACAACTTAA
- a CDS encoding efflux RND transporter permease subunit: MFLTDISLKRPVFATVIVIALLALGALSYIGLPINENPEVDVPMITVTISLPGTAAEQLESKVTKKVEEAVGQISGVKHISSTITESFSQTMIQFSFDTQVNVAAQEVKDKISSIRDALPQDINEPIVQKFDLAAVPIISFVVTGPLSNKDLSQVVEDQITKKLNTVKGVGSVTTYGAQIREIHIKLDKEKMAALNVTTAEITQSLQSDNIDRASGNVSNGNKEVSLRTNGTVKEVNDFLNILVANRNGTELRIKDIAQVEDTVKERDSLSYYKGEESIGIDIVKQSGENTTQVVDALKVKLAEIQASLPKDVKLDIVDDNSLVIRESVSEVQKTLLEGCILAVLVVFVFLRNGASTAISAISLPTSIITTFAAMKLMNFSLNSVSLMGLSLAVGLLIDDAIVVVENIVRHINMGKYPMQAAKDGASEIGLAVTATTFTIVAVFFPITMVEGSIGVYFAEFGLTVAFSVLISLFISFTLVPLMASKYIKSENDDKNKKHGPLGKFLIWFNHLFVKLAGVYTTLLSVALKHRIKTIAIATAMFFGSLLLLNFINPSFLESSDNGKITIAAATDGGTTLTSAAETTKKMESILNKYPEVVHLYSTVTPSNINISVQLIDKNARKETLSETAHKMRESLKQIPGITLSMATGSTLGGEAKDAEYHFTGDDFEQLLNYSQQAVSTIKRIPGAVDVSMSYKTGKAEATLEVDRDRAADLGVSPLVVANTLETLFNGSLVTQYETEKDRYDVKLLLQNDQRKDFDSLKGIYVPGSNNSMVPLDQVTKQVFATGSTTINRYDKAREIQVTANVFGVAAGDFNTQIKAALENETKMPAGVSLVSGGEQEAMEEAIPGLMKALFLGILFIYLILAALFESFIDPLAIVFALPFGIIGALLALFLTGSSLSMMTFIGIIMLMGLVTKNAILLVDYAKQKLGDGEELSAALLLAASTRLRPIIMTTLAMIFGMLPTALSTGLGSEGRSPMAYAIIGGLITSTFLTLIVVPVIYTLLDDAKGFFRKKEFTGLFH; the protein is encoded by the coding sequence ATGTTTTTAACAGATATCAGCCTGAAACGGCCTGTATTTGCCACGGTAATAGTTATCGCTTTGCTTGCCCTGGGTGCTTTAAGTTATATAGGTCTGCCCATCAACGAAAATCCTGAGGTCGATGTTCCTATGATAACCGTTACCATTTCCCTGCCTGGAACTGCAGCAGAACAGCTGGAATCAAAAGTGACAAAAAAAGTTGAGGAAGCTGTCGGACAAATTTCAGGAGTGAAACACATTTCCTCCACTATTACGGAATCGTTCTCCCAGACAATGATTCAGTTTAGTTTTGATACACAAGTCAATGTGGCTGCGCAAGAAGTTAAAGATAAAATAAGCAGTATACGGGATGCTTTACCACAGGACATTAATGAACCCATTGTTCAAAAGTTTGACTTAGCTGCCGTACCCATTATATCTTTCGTGGTCACTGGCCCTCTTTCCAACAAGGACTTATCTCAAGTGGTCGAAGATCAGATCACCAAAAAACTAAATACGGTTAAAGGTGTTGGATCGGTTACCACCTATGGTGCGCAAATCAGGGAGATACATATCAAACTCGATAAAGAAAAAATGGCGGCTCTGAATGTGACAACTGCGGAAATCACCCAGAGCCTGCAAAGTGACAACATAGACAGAGCCAGTGGAAACGTTTCCAACGGTAATAAAGAAGTTTCCCTCAGAACGAATGGTACGGTCAAAGAAGTTAATGATTTCTTGAATATTTTAGTCGCCAATCGTAACGGTACTGAACTTAGAATCAAAGATATTGCCCAAGTGGAAGATACTGTTAAGGAGCGGGACAGTTTATCCTATTATAAAGGTGAAGAATCGATTGGTATTGATATTGTCAAACAATCCGGTGAAAATACCACCCAAGTCGTGGATGCTCTTAAAGTGAAACTTGCAGAGATTCAAGCGTCACTGCCTAAAGATGTAAAACTGGATATTGTCGATGACAATTCGCTGGTCATACGAGAGTCCGTGAGTGAAGTTCAGAAAACGTTGCTGGAAGGTTGTATTCTGGCGGTTCTCGTGGTTTTCGTCTTCCTGCGGAATGGGGCAAGCACGGCTATCAGTGCAATTTCACTGCCCACCTCGATTATCACGACCTTTGCCGCTATGAAACTGATGAACTTTTCACTCAACAGCGTGTCACTAATGGGCCTTTCCTTAGCGGTTGGATTGCTCATTGATGATGCAATAGTTGTCGTTGAGAACATTGTACGTCACATCAATATGGGAAAATATCCAATGCAAGCAGCGAAAGACGGTGCGAGCGAGATTGGACTGGCGGTGACGGCTACAACCTTTACCATAGTTGCTGTCTTTTTTCCTATTACCATGGTTGAGGGATCGATCGGGGTCTACTTCGCGGAATTTGGTCTAACGGTCGCTTTCAGCGTCTTGATTTCGTTATTTATATCCTTTACCTTAGTGCCGTTGATGGCGTCTAAATATATAAAAAGTGAAAATGATGATAAAAATAAAAAACACGGTCCCCTGGGTAAATTTTTAATATGGTTCAATCACTTGTTTGTTAAACTTGCCGGAGTCTATACAACCCTTCTCAGTGTAGCACTGAAGCATAGGATTAAAACCATAGCTATTGCAACTGCAATGTTCTTCGGCAGTTTGCTCCTTCTTAACTTCATTAATCCTAGTTTTCTAGAATCCTCAGACAACGGAAAGATCACAATAGCAGCGGCAACAGATGGAGGGACAACACTGACGAGCGCTGCAGAAACAACTAAAAAAATGGAAAGTATTCTTAATAAATATCCTGAGGTAGTGCACCTGTACTCGACGGTTACACCCAGCAACATCAACATTAGCGTACAGCTTATCGATAAGAATGCCAGAAAAGAGACCTTAAGTGAAACTGCCCATAAAATGCGGGAGAGTTTAAAGCAGATTCCGGGGATTACCCTTTCTATGGCGACTGGTTCAACTCTGGGTGGAGAAGCGAAGGACGCTGAGTACCATTTTACCGGCGATGACTTTGAGCAACTTTTAAACTACTCGCAACAAGCGGTGAGCACCATAAAGAGAATTCCTGGGGCAGTTGATGTAAGCATGAGCTATAAGACTGGCAAAGCAGAAGCAACCCTTGAAGTGGATCGTGATCGGGCGGCTGATCTCGGTGTGAGTCCACTGGTCGTAGCCAATACGTTGGAGACCCTCTTTAATGGTTCTCTTGTAACCCAATATGAAACAGAAAAAGATCGCTATGATGTTAAACTATTGCTCCAAAATGATCAAAGAAAGGACTTTGACAGCTTAAAAGGGATTTATGTGCCTGGTTCAAATAACAGTATGGTTCCTCTTGATCAGGTCACAAAGCAGGTTTTTGCCACGGGCTCTACGACCATCAATAGGTATGATAAGGCCAGAGAAATTCAAGTGACGGCCAATGTCTTTGGAGTTGCAGCGGGTGACTTTAACACTCAAATTAAAGCAGCGTTGGAAAATGAAACAAAAATGCCTGCTGGAGTCAGTCTGGTTAGCGGAGGAGAACAGGAAGCGATGGAGGAAGCTATCCCTGGCTTAATGAAAGCACTATTTTTAGGAATTCTGTTCATATACTTGATCCTTGCCGCCCTGTTTGAAAGTTTTATTGATCCCTTGGCGATTGTCTTCGCTTTGCCCTTCGGTATTATTGGAGCCCTGTTAGCCCTGTTTCTGACCGGCAGCAGTTTAAGTATGATGACATTTATTGGCATTATCATGTTAATGGGACTGGTCACTAAAAATGCGATTTTGCTGGTTGACTATGCTAAGCAAAAGCTAGGCGACGGAGAAGAACTAAGCGCCGCATTACTTCTGGCGGCATCTACACGACTTAGGCCTATTATTATGACGACTTTAGCGATGATTTTCGGTATGCTTCCTACAGCACTCTCCACAGGATTAGGATCTGAAGGACGCTCACCCATGGCTTATGCCATTATTGGTGGGTTAATTACATCAACTTTTTTAACACTCATAGTTGTACCTGTAATTTATACGTTGTTGGATGATGCTAAAGGCTTTTTTCGCAAGAAAGAGTTTACGGGTCTGTTTCACTAG